One segment of Candidatus Sericytochromatia bacterium DNA contains the following:
- a CDS encoding class I SAM-dependent methyltransferase yields the protein MTGAWRDSGERLLLEGPARSREDHLNRLVHQATYAFALEHCAGKRVLDLGCGTGYGTFAIAEVADAVLGVDVCADSLAYAKTRFERGNLQFQRVSDHGALPFDEAAFEVVLSFQVLEHVDDPAAHLREIARLLAPGGCLLLATPNREVRLFRYQRPWNRWHPREFDQRTLQRLLAPCFEPVTALMMGAEARLVEPELARYRLIRWLTLPVTLPGLPDWYRVAGLEALRGLQRLARSGQTPGTFPGDVSDIRIAAGTQPGLNLVVIARRRMAG from the coding sequence ATGACGGGTGCGTGGCGTGATTCGGGTGAGCGTCTGCTGCTGGAGGGGCCAGCGCGTTCCCGGGAAGACCATCTGAATCGCCTGGTTCATCAGGCCACCTATGCCTTTGCCCTGGAACACTGTGCGGGAAAGCGGGTGCTGGACCTCGGCTGTGGAACGGGCTACGGGACCTTCGCGATCGCCGAGGTCGCCGATGCGGTGCTGGGGGTCGACGTGTGTGCCGACAGTCTCGCCTATGCCAAAACCCGGTTTGAGCGAGGGAACCTTCAATTTCAGCGGGTGTCGGACCACGGAGCATTGCCGTTTGACGAGGCCGCCTTCGAAGTGGTGCTCTCCTTTCAGGTGCTCGAGCACGTGGACGACCCGGCGGCCCACCTGCGAGAAATTGCCCGCTTGCTCGCCCCTGGGGGCTGCTTGCTGCTGGCCACGCCCAATCGGGAGGTGCGCCTCTTCCGCTATCAGCGCCCTTGGAATCGCTGGCATCCGCGCGAATTCGACCAAAGAACCTTGCAACGGCTCCTTGCGCCGTGTTTCGAACCGGTCACGGCGTTGATGATGGGAGCCGAGGCCCGCCTGGTCGAACCGGAATTGGCCCGCTACCGTCTGATTCGCTGGCTGACCTTGCCGGTAACCCTGCCAGGACTTCCCGATTGGTACCGGGTGGCGGGACTCGAGGCGTTGCGAGGTCTGCAGCGTCTCGCTCGCTCCGGGCAGACCCCAGGGACATTCCCTGGAGATGTCAGCGACATCCGGATTGCGGCGGGGACCCAGCCTGGCTTGAACCTGGTGGTGATCGCCAGGCGTCGGATGGCTGGGTGA
- a CDS encoding C39 family peptidase gives MLRFLLFLSLMLTSWPSEAADTAPPPLSKTDVFAEEGDFTHAQANALRYDRRTGGWRLQDDPSGGFVALGQLTLPALRYGAGFTDAVVSWNADCPLGTWLQLEASASRDGGDSWSQWLELARWGDRDTLRFQSGAPGLQQDGEVRVDQDTLVVKPAGDRLRLRVTLHSTRPAVTPLLSLLSVATVNRNKAVDPDGPVRTAWGREVPTQFRAQSWEAADRSYRVCGPTSATMALAAHGIKLPSRQVAAACWDERHGIYGNWPFIAAAMHRLMNSQADGLPHKPGQRFVGRSWVAWPAGWKMLEEEILAGRPSIVSIHFAEGELPGAPTSSSDGHLVLLTGFTKAGDPIVRDPAARRVENGRIVYPRDAFHRARHGGPVILLQPWREHPRETLP, from the coding sequence ATGTTGCGCTTCCTCCTCTTCCTGTCCCTGATGCTCACAAGTTGGCCGTCCGAGGCGGCCGACACCGCCCCACCCCCGCTGAGCAAGACCGATGTTTTTGCCGAGGAAGGCGATTTCACCCACGCCCAGGCCAACGCCCTGCGTTATGACCGGCGAACCGGTGGTTGGCGGCTGCAGGATGACCCTTCGGGGGGCTTCGTCGCCCTGGGCCAGCTCACGCTGCCAGCGCTGCGCTACGGGGCAGGCTTCACGGACGCGGTGGTCTCCTGGAATGCGGATTGCCCGCTCGGCACCTGGCTGCAACTGGAAGCCAGTGCCAGTCGAGACGGGGGAGACAGCTGGAGCCAGTGGTTGGAGCTGGCGCGTTGGGGAGACCGGGACACCCTTCGGTTTCAGAGTGGTGCCCCGGGTTTGCAGCAGGACGGAGAGGTCCGCGTGGACCAGGACACGCTGGTGGTCAAGCCGGCCGGCGATCGCCTGCGCCTGAGAGTCACCCTGCACTCCACCCGCCCGGCCGTGACCCCCCTGCTGTCTCTGCTCAGCGTGGCCACCGTCAATCGCAACAAAGCCGTCGACCCTGATGGCCCCGTCCGAACCGCCTGGGGCCGGGAGGTGCCGACCCAGTTCCGCGCGCAGAGCTGGGAAGCGGCGGACCGTAGCTACCGCGTCTGTGGACCGACCTCCGCCACCATGGCCCTCGCCGCTCACGGGATCAAACTCCCGAGCAGACAAGTCGCGGCTGCCTGCTGGGATGAGCGCCACGGCATCTACGGCAACTGGCCTTTCATCGCGGCCGCGATGCACCGCCTGATGAACTCCCAGGCCGACGGGCTGCCACACAAACCAGGACAGCGATTCGTGGGGCGAAGCTGGGTCGCCTGGCCGGCCGGCTGGAAAATGCTGGAAGAGGAAATCCTGGCCGGACGACCGAGCATTGTGAGCATTCATTTTGCGGAAGGCGAACTGCCCGGCGCCCCCACGAGCAGTTCAGACGGCCACCTGGTGCTGCTGACAGGCTTCACCAAGGCCGGGGACCCGATCGTGCGCGACCCCGCGGCTCGGCGGGTGGAAAATGGTCGGATCGTCTATCCGCGTGACGCCTTCCATCGCGCCCGCCACGGCGGCCCGGTGATTCTTCTTCAGCCGTGGCGGGAACACCCCAGGGAGACCCTACCGTGA